Proteins co-encoded in one Pseudarthrobacter chlorophenolicus A6 genomic window:
- a CDS encoding ABC transporter permease, with protein sequence MSVLARSVGNAFRNKVRTAAVVAVLAVAIGLALAMLVANQAVGAKVQELNASVGTVLTVNPAGGQGFEGGGEPLTTEQATAAAAVPNVSAVVGTSSLRLRNATEAAAQAAAGQTGQGGPGGQGGPGGQAATTLTTSLTAAVDAGTLGTRNQQSNGTTGSASTTQPMRSLPITATGIGAEVDTTGKALNITAGAGLGDYTAESTNALLGTALAEKNNLSVGSTFTINDQAYTVAGLFDAGTTFGNNAVYVTLPTAQALAGLPDELSSMIVTVDSLENVDSTKTALQDTLGTDKADVTQGQNLETAVSSLGSVKNISFIAFVAALGTAGLIILLIMVMLVRERRREIGVLKAIGAPNRTIGLQFVLEALVLAALGSAVGAVIAAFASSGIASALISTNSTSTTAATTAGRGMPGGVPGGGAGFPGGGQGGNPFGGASQLLTSVTASASPEVIAAGIAAVFGVAIIGALVPALLTARIRPIEVLRGE encoded by the coding sequence GTGAGCGTCCTTGCCCGGAGTGTAGGCAATGCTTTCAGAAATAAGGTGCGCACTGCCGCCGTCGTCGCCGTACTGGCCGTTGCCATTGGACTGGCTCTGGCCATGCTGGTGGCCAACCAGGCCGTGGGAGCGAAAGTCCAAGAGCTCAATGCCTCCGTGGGCACGGTCCTGACCGTCAACCCCGCTGGCGGGCAAGGCTTCGAAGGCGGCGGCGAGCCGCTCACCACCGAGCAGGCAACCGCTGCAGCCGCCGTTCCCAACGTGAGCGCCGTCGTCGGGACCTCATCCCTCCGCCTCCGGAACGCCACGGAAGCTGCCGCCCAGGCGGCAGCGGGACAAACCGGCCAAGGTGGCCCTGGTGGGCAGGGCGGACCTGGCGGGCAGGCCGCGACAACGCTGACCACCAGCCTCACGGCGGCAGTGGACGCGGGAACCCTCGGCACCCGCAACCAGCAGTCAAATGGAACCACCGGATCCGCATCAACCACGCAACCCATGCGGTCGCTGCCCATCACGGCCACCGGCATTGGCGCCGAGGTGGATACCACCGGCAAGGCACTGAACATCACCGCTGGTGCGGGGCTGGGTGACTACACCGCCGAGTCCACGAACGCCCTCCTGGGCACCGCCCTGGCGGAAAAGAACAACCTCTCCGTCGGCTCCACCTTCACCATCAACGATCAGGCCTACACTGTGGCCGGCCTGTTCGATGCCGGAACCACGTTCGGCAACAATGCCGTCTACGTCACGCTCCCCACAGCCCAGGCCCTGGCCGGATTGCCGGATGAACTGTCCAGCATGATCGTTACGGTGGATTCCCTGGAGAACGTCGATTCCACCAAGACCGCACTGCAGGACACGCTCGGCACTGACAAGGCGGACGTCACCCAGGGACAAAACCTGGAGACCGCCGTCAGCTCCCTGGGCAGTGTCAAGAACATTTCCTTCATCGCCTTCGTCGCCGCCCTCGGCACCGCTGGCCTGATAATCCTGTTGATCATGGTGATGCTGGTCCGCGAGCGCCGCCGGGAAATCGGCGTCCTGAAAGCCATTGGCGCACCTAATCGCACTATCGGCCTGCAGTTCGTCCTTGAAGCCCTCGTCCTCGCGGCACTCGGCAGCGCCGTGGGCGCCGTCATCGCAGCGTTTGCCAGCAGCGGCATCGCGTCAGCCCTGATCAGCACCAACAGCACCAGCACGACGGCGGCAACCACCGCCGGGCGGGGCATGCCCGGCGGAGTCCCCGGAGGCGGAGCAGGCTTTCCGGGCGGAGGCCAGGGTGGGAATCCGTTCGGCGGCGCCTCCCAGCTGCTCACATCCGTCACTGCCAGCGCCTCCCCTGAAGTCATCGCGGCCGGCATAGCCGCTGTGTTCGGCGTCGCGATCATTGGCGCACTGGTTCCCGCGCTGCTCACCGCACGCATCCGTCCCATCGAAGTCCTGCGAGGAGAATAG
- a CDS encoding pectate lyase family protein yields MTSPKRDNARIPTSGRLRRPAGIAASAAAMALAAGLAVTAPATAGPAPTGGGVIKAEDAAPTGWAAVGRGTNGGADASAENRYEVSTLADLKAALANNGQPTAPKIIYVNGTIDGNQTPDGRILGEQDYAPGYDINQYISCFGPGGKVWSDQTFEYCKKQRQLRQTGSNNMKRQIEVSLPSNTTLVGLGGSSGFVGANIVILSATNVVMRNLSVEAPVDFFSTWSPDDGNGAWNARFDAVSSVTSDHLWIDHVSLSDGRFPDSEAPKGPNGKPANRHDGLLDLKDGTDFVTISNSRLSNHDKTMLLGSGDEHVDKDGGKLRVSYIGNYFENLQQRAPRVRFGQVHVVNNYFSGSTDDPYYPLVSEAQGGSSYFLGAGYQSRIFSEHNAFEFTGPGADPSIMVSSYNGNRFSDTGSWYNGQPADLNSIAGASFEQNRAEALAEAEASGVQAPDWTGWDFTTDVGWDPSDVYSYKAFSTPQAVKNHALKFTGPGVLKVKR; encoded by the coding sequence ATGACGTCCCCTAAACGCGATAATGCACGCATTCCCACCTCCGGAAGGCTCCGGCGTCCCGCCGGAATCGCAGCATCGGCTGCCGCAATGGCACTCGCCGCGGGCCTTGCGGTGACTGCACCCGCAACCGCTGGCCCCGCCCCGACCGGCGGAGGAGTGATCAAAGCCGAAGATGCGGCACCCACCGGTTGGGCCGCCGTCGGACGCGGAACAAATGGCGGCGCAGATGCCTCGGCCGAAAACCGCTACGAGGTGAGCACTCTGGCCGATCTAAAGGCAGCGCTCGCCAACAACGGCCAACCCACAGCGCCGAAAATCATCTACGTGAACGGCACCATCGACGGCAACCAAACTCCGGACGGGCGGATCCTCGGAGAGCAGGACTACGCTCCGGGCTACGACATCAACCAGTACATCTCCTGCTTTGGACCTGGCGGCAAGGTCTGGAGCGACCAGACTTTCGAGTACTGCAAAAAGCAGCGCCAGCTTCGGCAGACCGGCAGCAATAACATGAAGCGGCAGATCGAAGTCAGCCTGCCCAGCAACACCACACTGGTTGGCCTGGGTGGCAGCTCCGGATTCGTTGGCGCGAACATTGTGATTCTCAGCGCCACGAATGTGGTGATGCGGAACCTCAGCGTGGAAGCACCGGTGGACTTCTTCAGCACCTGGTCGCCGGATGACGGCAACGGCGCGTGGAACGCTCGGTTCGACGCCGTCTCCTCGGTGACATCGGATCACCTGTGGATTGACCATGTCAGCCTTTCGGATGGCCGGTTCCCGGACAGCGAAGCTCCGAAGGGCCCCAACGGCAAGCCGGCCAACCGGCACGACGGCCTGCTTGACCTGAAGGACGGCACAGACTTCGTGACCATTTCCAACAGCAGGCTCTCCAACCATGACAAGACCATGCTCTTGGGTTCCGGCGACGAACACGTTGACAAGGACGGCGGCAAGCTCCGCGTCAGCTACATCGGCAACTACTTCGAGAACCTGCAGCAGCGCGCACCCCGCGTCCGGTTTGGCCAGGTCCACGTGGTCAACAACTACTTCTCCGGCAGCACGGACGATCCGTACTACCCGTTGGTAAGCGAGGCCCAGGGCGGCAGCAGCTACTTCCTCGGCGCCGGCTACCAGTCGCGGATCTTCTCCGAACACAATGCCTTCGAATTCACGGGGCCCGGCGCTGACCCGTCCATCATGGTCAGCAGCTACAACGGCAACCGGTTCAGCGACACCGGGTCCTGGTACAACGGGCAGCCCGCGGACCTGAACTCCATCGCCGGGGCCTCGTTTGAGCAGAACCGCGCGGAGGCACTGGCAGAGGCGGAAGCCAGCGGAGTTCAGGCCCCGGACTGGACGGGCTGGGACTTCACCACCGACGTGGGCTGGGACCCCTCCGACGTCTACAGTTACAAAGCCTTCAGCACCCCGCAGGCAGTGAAGAACCATGCGCTGAAGTTCACTGGACCCGGAGTGCTCAAAGTTAAGCGGTAA
- a CDS encoding substrate-binding domain-containing protein, whose translation MRMFGKAGKAAAVAAIAALALTGCGRSETPSGGASGGAGGFEQNSSIGVALPQKTSENWVLAEKLFNDGLNGAGFKADVQFANGGVSEQQNQISAMVTKGAKVIIVGAIDGSQLGTQLKQAKDAGATIIAYDRLLLNTENVDYYVAYDNFKVGELQGQALLDGLKAKKPNGPYNIELFAGSPDDANAKVFFDGAMSVLKPKIDDGTLKVLSGQTNFEQAVTQGWKAENAQRRADTLLTGSYSSASLDGVLSPNDTLARAVLTSVKAAGKPLPVVTGQDSEVESVKSIMAGEQYSTINKDTRKLVEHAITMVKDLQAGKDLEINDKDSYNNGVKTVPAYLLEPVIVTAANVKTAYTDDPVLGPITK comes from the coding sequence ATGCGAATGTTTGGTAAAGCAGGAAAGGCCGCAGCGGTAGCTGCCATCGCAGCACTGGCGCTGACGGGCTGCGGCCGCTCAGAAACCCCATCGGGCGGAGCGAGCGGCGGCGCCGGCGGGTTCGAACAGAACTCCTCCATCGGCGTCGCGCTTCCCCAGAAGACCAGTGAAAACTGGGTCCTCGCGGAGAAGCTGTTCAATGACGGCCTCAACGGCGCGGGCTTCAAGGCTGACGTCCAGTTCGCCAACGGCGGCGTGTCCGAGCAGCAGAACCAGATCAGCGCCATGGTCACCAAGGGTGCCAAGGTCATCATCGTCGGCGCCATCGACGGCTCCCAGCTGGGCACCCAGCTCAAGCAGGCCAAGGATGCCGGCGCCACCATCATTGCCTATGACCGGCTGCTGCTGAACACCGAGAACGTGGACTACTACGTGGCCTACGACAACTTCAAGGTTGGTGAATTGCAGGGCCAGGCGCTGCTGGACGGACTGAAGGCCAAGAAGCCCAATGGCCCGTACAACATCGAACTGTTCGCCGGCTCCCCCGATGATGCCAACGCCAAGGTCTTCTTCGACGGCGCCATGAGCGTCCTGAAGCCGAAGATCGATGACGGTACGCTGAAGGTGCTGTCCGGCCAGACGAACTTCGAACAGGCTGTCACCCAGGGTTGGAAGGCCGAGAACGCCCAGCGCCGCGCTGACACACTGCTGACCGGCAGCTACTCCAGCGCTTCCCTGGACGGCGTCCTCTCCCCCAACGACACCCTGGCCCGCGCAGTACTGACCTCCGTCAAAGCTGCCGGCAAGCCGCTCCCCGTGGTGACCGGCCAGGACTCCGAGGTTGAGTCGGTCAAGTCGATCATGGCCGGCGAGCAGTACTCCACCATCAACAAGGACACCCGCAAGCTCGTTGAGCACGCCATCACCATGGTGAAGGACCTCCAGGCCGGCAAGGACCTGGAGATCAACGACAAGGACTCCTACAACAACGGCGTCAAGACCGTTCCGGCCTACCTGCTGGAGCCGGTCATCGTCACCGCCGCCAACGTGAAGACCGCATACACGGACGATCCGGTACTCGGCCCGATCACCAAGTAA
- the mmsB gene encoding multiple monosaccharide ABC transporter permease — protein MNALKKLFGGNTRQFGMIFALVALIVFFQIFTEGRTLTPGNVINLFNGNSYILILAIGMVLVIIAGHIDLSVGSVAAFVGVTVALAIRDWGIPWWAGVLLGLVLGAAIGAWQGWWTAYVGIPAFIVTLAGMLLFRGFNQFVGKSNTIPVPNDFQYLGSGYLPEVGPDTGFNNLTLLLGIAAAAFVVWGELRSRARAKALGAEVPEMWVTALKLVLVCGAILYATYLFATGRPGTSFPIPGLILAVLVLLYGFISSRTILGRHVYAVGGNRHAAELSGVQSKKVNFLVMMNMSILAGLAGMIFVGRSTASGPFDGVGWELDAIAAVFIGGAAVTGGVGTVVGSIIGGLVMAVLNNGLQLLGVGADLTQIIKGLVLLIAVAFDVYNKSQGKKSIIGLLTRNMGRSSGPSSPTQPDETTSTKEAIAREA, from the coding sequence ATGAACGCCCTCAAAAAGCTGTTTGGCGGCAACACCCGCCAATTCGGCATGATCTTCGCCCTGGTGGCCCTGATCGTCTTCTTCCAGATCTTCACCGAAGGCCGGACGCTGACGCCCGGCAACGTCATCAACCTCTTCAACGGCAACTCCTACATCCTGATCCTTGCCATCGGCATGGTCCTGGTGATCATCGCCGGCCACATCGACCTTTCCGTCGGTTCGGTTGCGGCGTTCGTGGGTGTCACCGTTGCCCTGGCCATCCGCGACTGGGGCATCCCCTGGTGGGCGGGCGTCCTGCTCGGCCTGGTACTCGGCGCCGCCATCGGTGCCTGGCAAGGGTGGTGGACCGCCTATGTGGGGATCCCTGCCTTCATCGTCACGCTGGCCGGCATGCTCCTGTTCCGCGGCTTCAACCAGTTCGTGGGCAAGTCCAACACCATCCCCGTCCCCAACGATTTCCAGTACCTCGGTTCCGGCTACCTGCCGGAAGTAGGGCCTGACACCGGGTTCAACAACCTCACCCTGCTCCTTGGCATCGCCGCCGCGGCGTTCGTGGTCTGGGGAGAACTGCGCTCCAGGGCCCGCGCCAAGGCCCTGGGTGCCGAGGTTCCGGAAATGTGGGTCACGGCCCTGAAGCTGGTCCTGGTCTGCGGCGCCATCCTGTACGCCACCTACCTGTTCGCCACCGGCCGGCCCGGAACCTCGTTCCCCATCCCCGGCCTCATCCTGGCCGTCCTGGTGCTGCTCTACGGCTTCATCTCCTCCCGCACCATCCTGGGCCGCCACGTCTACGCCGTCGGCGGTAACCGGCACGCGGCCGAACTCTCCGGTGTGCAGTCCAAGAAGGTCAACTTCCTGGTGATGATGAACATGTCCATCCTGGCCGGCCTGGCCGGCATGATCTTCGTGGGCCGTTCCACGGCATCTGGCCCGTTCGACGGCGTGGGCTGGGAACTGGACGCCATCGCTGCAGTCTTCATCGGCGGCGCCGCGGTGACCGGCGGCGTGGGCACCGTGGTCGGGTCCATCATCGGTGGCCTGGTCATGGCCGTACTGAACAACGGCCTCCAGCTGCTCGGCGTCGGCGCCGACCTCACCCAGATCATCAAGGGCCTGGTGCTGCTGATCGCCGTCGCCTTCGACGTCTACAACAAGAGCCAGGGCAAGAAGTCCATCATCGGCCTGCTGACCAGGAACATGGGCCGGTCGAGTGGCCCCAGCAGCCCCACCCAGCCCGACGAAACCACCTCCACCAAGGAAGCGATCGCCAGGGAAGCCTGA
- the mmsA gene encoding multiple monosaccharide ABC transporter ATP-binding protein has product MTSQTTQAEPIILEMRSITKEFPGVKALANVNLRVKAGEIHAICGENGAGKSTLMKVLSGVYPYGSYDGDIVYQGQVQQFKDIRASEHAGIVIIHQELALIPELSIMENIFLGNEPTKRGVIDWSEARLRSLDLLARVGLREDPDTPIKEIGVGKQQLVEIAKALNKSVKILILDEPTAALNESDSQHLLDLMKGLKAKGITSIIISHKLNEIEQIADSITIIRDGKSIETLNVKADGVDEDRIIKGMVGRTLESRFPDHTPKIGEVFFEVKNWTVGHPNVQDRLVCKNSSFFVRRGEIVGFAGLMGAGRTELARSVFGRSYGRFIDGHVYKDGKEVTLKSVRQAIDAGLGYVTEDRKSLGLNLLDDIKTTTVAANLRKISRHSVVDANQEFTVAEQYRKSLRTKTPSVEEGVAKLSGGNQQKVVLAKWMFTDPDLLILDEPTRGIDVGAKYEIYGIIQQLANQGKGVIVISSELPELLGLSDRIYTIFEGTVTGVLDKDEASQENLMKLMTSNPNRKAA; this is encoded by the coding sequence ATGACGTCCCAGACCACGCAAGCGGAGCCGATCATCCTCGAGATGCGGTCCATCACCAAAGAATTCCCCGGCGTTAAAGCCTTGGCCAACGTGAACCTGCGGGTAAAGGCAGGCGAAATCCACGCCATCTGCGGCGAAAACGGGGCTGGCAAGTCCACCCTGATGAAGGTCCTTTCGGGCGTTTACCCCTACGGCAGCTACGACGGCGACATCGTCTACCAGGGGCAGGTCCAGCAGTTCAAGGACATCCGGGCCAGCGAGCACGCCGGCATCGTGATCATCCACCAGGAACTGGCGCTGATTCCCGAGTTGTCCATCATGGAGAACATCTTCCTGGGCAACGAACCCACCAAGCGGGGCGTTATCGACTGGTCCGAGGCCCGGCTGCGCTCCCTGGACCTGCTGGCCCGCGTGGGCCTGCGCGAGGATCCGGACACCCCCATCAAGGAAATCGGCGTCGGCAAGCAGCAGCTCGTCGAAATCGCCAAGGCGCTGAACAAGTCGGTGAAGATCCTCATCCTGGACGAACCCACGGCGGCCCTGAACGAGTCCGACTCCCAGCACCTGCTGGACCTGATGAAAGGCCTGAAGGCCAAAGGCATCACCTCCATCATCATTTCCCACAAGCTCAACGAGATTGAGCAGATCGCCGATTCGATCACCATCATCCGCGACGGCAAGTCCATCGAGACGCTGAATGTAAAGGCGGACGGCGTGGACGAGGACCGGATCATCAAGGGCATGGTGGGCCGCACCCTGGAGTCCAGGTTCCCGGACCACACACCCAAGATCGGCGAAGTCTTCTTCGAGGTGAAGAACTGGACGGTGGGCCACCCCAACGTGCAGGACCGGCTGGTGTGCAAGAACTCCAGCTTCTTCGTGCGCCGGGGCGAGATCGTCGGGTTCGCCGGGCTGATGGGCGCTGGCCGCACCGAACTGGCCAGGTCCGTCTTCGGCCGGTCCTACGGGAGGTTCATCGACGGGCACGTATATAAGGACGGCAAGGAAGTCACGCTCAAGTCCGTGCGCCAGGCCATCGATGCCGGGCTGGGTTACGTGACGGAAGACCGCAAATCCCTGGGCCTGAACCTCCTGGATGACATCAAGACCACAACGGTGGCCGCCAACCTTCGTAAGATCAGCCGCCATTCCGTGGTGGACGCGAACCAGGAATTCACCGTCGCCGAGCAGTACCGCAAGTCCCTCCGCACCAAAACTCCGTCGGTGGAAGAAGGCGTGGCCAAGCTCTCCGGCGGCAACCAGCAAAAGGTGGTCCTGGCCAAATGGATGTTCACGGACCCCGACCTGCTGATCCTGGATGAACCTACCCGCGGCATCGACGTCGGAGCCAAGTACGAGATCTACGGCATCATCCAGCAACTGGCGAACCAGGGCAAGGGAGTGATTGTCATTTCCTCCGAGCTCCCCGAACTCCTGGGCCTGTCCGACCGCATCTACACCATCTTCGAAGGCACCGTCACCGGTGTCCTGGATAAAGACGAGGCCAGCCAGGAAAACCTGATGAAGCTGATGACCTCCAACCCCAACCGCAAAGCCGCCTGA
- a CDS encoding ROK family transcriptional regulator translates to MSATPRSTRSKPKNPGSQSALRQLNQQRIIESLMGGPSTQAELARQTGLSTATVSNIVKIMLDSGLASTEPITSSGRRALNVRLNSNGAVAVGIDFGRRHLRVVLASLSYHVIAEESVMLPLGHQAEEGIRAAVALLAKLLEESGTERASVVGAGVGIPGPIDRRTGTVAQGAILPEWVGINILQHLEDTLKIPVFIDNDANLGAWSEVTWGQHTGVSNLMFLKIGSGIGAGLILNGAPYYGNVGITGEIGHATIHEQGLVCRCGNRGCLETIASTTTMIELLSRGEDRPLTPADIVRKALNRDPATLRVVDDAGLSVGRALGNVANLINPEVIVVGGPLAGLGDLLLDPIRRGLVRHAVPVIGETTTLTMSSLGDRAEALGAAALVFQHAGIRKM, encoded by the coding sequence ATGTCCGCCACCCCACGCTCAACGAGGAGCAAGCCCAAGAACCCCGGCTCGCAGTCTGCGCTTCGCCAGCTGAACCAGCAGCGGATCATCGAAAGCCTGATGGGCGGACCATCCACCCAGGCCGAGCTCGCCAGGCAGACCGGACTCTCCACCGCCACCGTCTCCAACATCGTCAAAATCATGCTGGACTCGGGGCTGGCGTCCACCGAACCCATCACCAGCTCCGGACGCCGGGCGCTGAATGTCCGGCTCAACAGCAATGGCGCAGTGGCCGTCGGCATCGACTTCGGCCGGCGGCACCTGCGGGTGGTGCTGGCCTCCCTGAGCTACCACGTAATCGCCGAAGAATCGGTCATGCTGCCGCTGGGCCACCAGGCCGAGGAAGGCATCCGGGCAGCGGTTGCCCTCCTCGCCAAACTCCTTGAGGAAAGCGGAACGGAACGCGCCTCGGTAGTGGGCGCCGGCGTCGGGATCCCCGGCCCCATCGACCGCCGCACCGGCACCGTGGCGCAAGGCGCCATCTTGCCCGAATGGGTGGGAATCAACATCCTCCAGCACTTGGAAGACACACTGAAAATCCCCGTATTCATTGATAACGACGCCAACCTGGGGGCCTGGTCCGAGGTCACGTGGGGCCAGCACACCGGCGTCAGTAACCTCATGTTCCTGAAGATCGGATCCGGCATCGGCGCAGGCCTCATACTCAACGGGGCCCCCTATTACGGGAACGTCGGAATTACCGGGGAAATCGGCCACGCCACCATCCACGAGCAAGGCCTGGTGTGCCGCTGCGGCAACCGGGGCTGCCTGGAAACCATCGCGTCCACCACCACCATGATTGAACTCCTGAGCCGGGGCGAGGACCGCCCATTAACCCCCGCGGACATCGTCCGGAAGGCGCTCAACAGGGACCCCGCCACCCTTCGCGTGGTGGATGACGCCGGCCTTTCTGTGGGCCGCGCACTTGGCAACGTGGCCAACCTGATCAACCCTGAAGTCATTGTGGTGGGCGGGCCCCTGGCGGGCCTGGGAGACCTGCTGCTGGACCCCATCAGGCGGGGCCTCGTGCGGCACGCCGTTCCCGTCATTGGCGAGACCACCACCCTCACCATGTCATCCCTTGGCGACCGCGCTGAGGCCCTCGGCGCAGCGGCGCTGGTCTTCCAACACGCGGGCATCCGCAAAATGTAG
- a CDS encoding nitrilase-related carbon-nitrogen hydrolase encodes MLLALLQANADVLDIDANCAVIDGAARDAAAAGAALLLTPELFPVGYAPRRVRAGLDPAELPGLHRRLAGIARSHGIGLVYSLPRIMPQGEWQISATLLDADGSMLLGYGKVHLFGPDERAAFVPAEEQPAVVNFQGIPTSMVICYDVEFPEAVRAAAAGGAELLLVPTALAHGFDDVPQVLVRARALESQLAIAYANHSGVEDGCRFLGGSVIAGPDGKLLAAAGEAPVLLYAELDPDAPRRERAGVPYLAERRPDLYRSWGT; translated from the coding sequence GTGCTGCTGGCACTCCTGCAGGCAAACGCCGATGTTCTTGATATTGACGCGAACTGCGCGGTGATTGACGGTGCGGCGCGGGACGCGGCGGCCGCAGGCGCTGCTCTGCTGCTGACCCCTGAGCTCTTTCCGGTGGGCTACGCCCCCCGCCGGGTCCGGGCCGGACTGGATCCCGCCGAACTGCCAGGCCTCCACCGCCGGCTCGCCGGCATTGCCCGCAGCCACGGCATCGGGCTTGTCTACAGCTTGCCGCGGATCATGCCGCAGGGGGAGTGGCAGATCAGCGCAACCCTGCTGGACGCGGACGGCAGCATGCTGCTCGGCTACGGCAAGGTCCATCTCTTCGGCCCTGACGAACGTGCCGCTTTTGTTCCCGCAGAGGAACAGCCCGCCGTCGTCAATTTCCAAGGGATCCCCACCTCCATGGTGATCTGCTACGACGTGGAGTTCCCCGAAGCTGTGCGCGCGGCCGCCGCCGGCGGCGCTGAACTCCTCCTGGTGCCAACGGCCCTTGCGCACGGGTTCGATGACGTTCCGCAGGTCCTGGTCAGGGCGCGTGCGCTGGAAAGCCAGCTGGCCATCGCGTACGCCAACCATTCCGGAGTGGAGGACGGCTGCCGTTTCCTCGGCGGAAGCGTCATTGCCGGCCCGGACGGAAAACTGCTGGCCGCAGCAGGGGAGGCGCCGGTGCTGCTGTACGCCGAACTGGACCCGGACGCTCCCCGCCGTGAGCGGGCCGGCGTGCCCTATCTGGCGGAGCGCCGCCCTGACCTCTACCGCAGCTGGGGCACTTGA